One window from the genome of Pedobacter schmidteae encodes:
- a CDS encoding DUF502 domain-containing protein — translation MNKISRALLNYLIKGLLIVLPIALSIFIVIWAVTTVDSWLNVNNILGVDPKTGASRNIPGLGLALVVSLILMAGIFVTYFVTEPMYTWFQRVLDKIPFLKFIYSSIKDLTEAFVGDEKKFNHPVLVEVEGDLKRIGFLTQSDLKIIDLPGEAIVYFPFSYSFAGQVYVVKHEKIKPLNMSAAEAMKLVVSGGVSHFG, via the coding sequence ATGAATAAGATTAGCAGGGCGCTACTCAATTACCTGATCAAAGGATTGTTAATTGTACTTCCCATTGCGTTAAGTATTTTTATTGTCATCTGGGCCGTAACAACGGTAGACAGTTGGTTAAATGTAAACAATATTCTGGGTGTTGATCCTAAAACAGGAGCCAGTAGAAACATCCCTGGTTTGGGCCTTGCGCTGGTGGTTTCGCTAATCCTGATGGCGGGAATTTTTGTAACCTATTTCGTTACCGAACCCATGTACACCTGGTTTCAGCGTGTGCTGGATAAAATACCATTTTTAAAGTTCATCTATTCTTCAATAAAAGACCTTACAGAAGCTTTTGTGGGAGATGAAAAGAAGTTTAATCATCCGGTGCTGGTAGAGGTAGAAGGCGATTTAAAACGCATCGGCTTTCTTACCCAGTCTGATTTAAAAATAATAGACCTGCCCGGAGAAGCGATCGTATATTTTCCCTTTTCTTATTCTTTTGCCGGACAGGTGTATGTAGTGAAACATGAAAAGATTAAGCCTTTAAATATGAGTGCGGCCGAGGCGATGAAATTGGTGGTATCTGGCGGTGTTAGCCATTTCGGGTAA
- the arsC gene encoding arsenate reductase (glutaredoxin) (This arsenate reductase requires both glutathione and glutaredoxin to convert arsenate to arsenite, after which the efflux transporter formed by ArsA and ArsB can extrude the arsenite from the cell, providing resistance.), whose amino-acid sequence MNQQPARMRGGRREEKRREEKRREEKSDRWLSLFEHGVNYMFKISWVGIYKIKMIRIYHNNRCSKSRCALEVLEESGKEFEIVSYLQDTPDSNELTAIIKKLGITAHELIRKTEPIYIAEYKGKDLSEAEWIEAMVAHPILIERPIIVSGDRAVIARPTEKINEILG is encoded by the coding sequence ATGAATCAACAACCTGCCAGAATGAGGGGAGGCCGAAGAGAAGAGAAGAGAAGAGAAGAGAAGAGAAGAGAAGAGAAGAGCGACAGATGGTTAAGCTTATTTGAACATGGGGTTAACTATATGTTTAAAATTAGTTGGGTCGGAATATATAAAATTAAGATGATCAGAATTTATCATAATAACAGGTGCAGCAAAAGTAGATGTGCACTAGAGGTTTTGGAAGAAAGCGGTAAGGAATTTGAAATAGTTAGTTATTTGCAGGATACACCAGATTCCAATGAACTCACGGCTATTATAAAAAAGCTGGGTATTACCGCACATGAGCTGATTCGAAAAACAGAGCCAATTTATATAGCAGAATATAAAGGGAAAGATCTTTCTGAGGCAGAATGGATTGAGGCTATGGTGGCACATCCAATATTAATAGAGCGACCAATAATTGTATCTGGTGATAGAGCGGTCATTGCAAGGCCTACAGAAAAAATTAACGAAATTCTGGGTTAA
- a CDS encoding TIGR00730 family Rossman fold protein — protein MTSEEKIRSAFENKNWQEIKVTDSWQIFKIMAEFVDGFEKLAKIGPCVSIFGSARTAETNKYYQIAVECGRLLTDRGYGVITGGGPGIMEAGNKGAHTNGGKSVGLNIELPFEQFHNKYIDHNKLLEFDYFFIRKVMFMKYSQGFIVLPGGMGTMDELFEAITLIQTGKVARFPIVLVGKEYWGGLIEWIKGTMLQKEHNIHAEDLNLFRLVDTAEEAAEHIFRFYDKYVLKPNF, from the coding sequence ATGACAAGTGAAGAGAAAATAAGAAGCGCTTTTGAGAATAAAAACTGGCAGGAAATAAAAGTAACCGACTCCTGGCAGATCTTCAAGATAATGGCCGAATTTGTTGACGGCTTTGAAAAACTAGCCAAAATAGGCCCTTGTGTATCCATCTTTGGCTCAGCAAGAACAGCAGAAACCAATAAATACTATCAGATAGCAGTAGAATGCGGCAGGTTGCTGACCGACAGAGGCTATGGTGTAATTACAGGTGGCGGTCCGGGAATTATGGAAGCCGGTAACAAAGGCGCCCATACCAATGGCGGTAAATCCGTGGGACTAAACATAGAATTGCCTTTTGAGCAGTTTCACAATAAATACATCGATCACAATAAGCTATTGGAGTTTGATTACTTTTTCATCAGGAAAGTGATGTTTATGAAGTATTCTCAGGGCTTTATTGTCTTGCCCGGCGGAATGGGTACCATGGATGAATTGTTTGAAGCCATTACCTTAATTCAAACCGGAAAAGTTGCCCGCTTCCCGATTGTCTTGGTCGGAAAGGAATACTGGGGTGGCCTTATAGAATGGATTAAAGGTACGATGTTGCAAAAAGAGCACAACATTCATGCTGAGGATCTGAACTTATTCAGACTGGTAGATACGGCCGAAGAAGCTGCAGAACACATCTTCAGGTTCTACGACAAATATGTATTGAAACCGAATTTTTAG
- a CDS encoding sodium:solute symporter, which yields MSPIILLSFLLGYFMLLIGVAYITSRNNSDNASFFIANRNSKWYLVAFGMIGTALSGVTFISVPGAVGKSDFGYFQFILGNAVGFIIIATVLLPLYYRLNIISIYTYLERRLGFWSYKTGAVIFLVSRTIGSAFRLYLVAIVLQKFIFDAWNVPFWLTIVICLVLIWLYTHKGGLKTIIITDTLQTVFLLLSVVLSIIFIAKSLHLDVAGTFEAVKNSSYSKIFFWEDFLGSKSHFLKQFLGGIFVTIAMTGLDQDLMQKNLSMKTIGEAQKNMFTFTLVFVIMNIFFLSVGALLYLFAANNGIDVAALQTPDHLYPEIALNHLNVIPGIIFMLGLTAATFATTDSALTALTTSFCVDFLHFDKKEDQNAPDLVRKRHMVHVGFSLLMVLVIMIFKIINDDSVVNAIFKAAGYTYGPLVGLFGLGMLTRRAVNDKLVPYICLLSPILCFIIDANSLSWFGYALGFELIILNGLITFIMLWITGKTSTTQTKF from the coding sequence ATGAGTCCAATTATTCTTTTATCCTTCCTTCTTGGTTATTTTATGCTGCTGATTGGAGTGGCCTACATCACCTCCAGGAACAACTCCGACAATGCCTCTTTTTTTATTGCAAATAGAAATTCTAAATGGTACCTGGTTGCCTTTGGAATGATCGGAACCGCTTTATCCGGAGTAACCTTTATATCGGTACCCGGAGCCGTAGGTAAAAGTGATTTTGGATATTTTCAGTTTATTCTGGGCAATGCTGTAGGCTTTATCATTATTGCTACAGTATTACTTCCTTTATATTACAGATTAAATATTATTTCCATTTATACTTATCTGGAAAGACGATTGGGTTTCTGGAGCTACAAAACCGGCGCAGTGATTTTCCTGGTATCGCGAACTATCGGCTCTGCATTCAGACTTTACCTGGTGGCCATCGTACTACAAAAATTTATTTTTGATGCCTGGAATGTACCCTTCTGGCTTACCATTGTCATCTGCTTGGTGCTGATATGGTTATACACACATAAAGGCGGATTAAAAACGATCATCATTACAGATACCCTGCAAACAGTATTCTTACTTCTTTCTGTTGTTTTATCCATCATATTTATAGCAAAGTCGTTACACCTGGATGTAGCAGGAACTTTTGAAGCTGTAAAAAACAGCAGCTATTCCAAAATATTTTTCTGGGAAGATTTTCTGGGTAGTAAATCTCATTTTCTTAAACAATTCCTGGGTGGAATTTTTGTGACGATAGCCATGACTGGACTAGACCAGGATCTGATGCAAAAAAACCTGAGTATGAAAACCATTGGCGAGGCACAAAAAAATATGTTCACTTTTACCCTCGTATTTGTGATCATGAATATTTTCTTCTTAAGCGTTGGTGCTTTATTATACCTCTTTGCTGCCAACAATGGAATTGATGTGGCCGCTTTGCAAACACCCGACCATTTGTATCCCGAAATTGCGTTAAACCACCTGAACGTTATCCCTGGTATTATTTTTATGCTCGGACTAACTGCTGCTACCTTTGCGACAACCGATTCGGCGCTGACCGCGTTGACCACTTCTTTTTGTGTAGATTTTTTACATTTCGACAAAAAAGAAGATCAAAATGCACCAGATCTGGTTCGCAAAAGACATATGGTTCACGTAGGCTTCTCGCTGTTAATGGTACTGGTAATCATGATTTTCAAAATCATCAATGACGACTCCGTTGTCAATGCTATTTTTAAGGCGGCAGGCTACACCTATGGGCCGCTGGTTGGACTTTTCGGATTAGGGATGCTGACCAGAAGGGCAGTGAACGATAAACTGGTACCTTACATTTGTTTGCTTTCGCCAATATTATGTTTTATCATTGATGCAAATTCCTTAAGCTGGTTTGGCTATGCTTTGGGTTTTGAACTGATTATATTAAATGGTTTAATTACATTTATCATGCTTTGGATTACAGGTAAAACCTCAACCACCCAAACCAAATTCTAA
- the recR gene encoding recombination mediator RecR: MNFSSKLLEDAVNEFSKLPGVGQKTALRLVLHLLKKEQEEVESFGNAVIRLRKEIKHCSICHNISDNQICNICSAGKKDKDVICVVEDTRDVMAVENTGQYFGVYHVLGGLISPMDGIGPSDLFIDSLVQRVATTPVKEVILALSATMEGDTTLFYLYKRLKDFQIPITTIARGIAFGGELEYADEITLGRSIVTRVPYQTSLIK; this comes from the coding sequence ATGAACTTTTCTTCTAAACTCCTTGAAGACGCTGTTAATGAATTTTCGAAACTGCCGGGTGTGGGGCAAAAGACTGCTCTGCGGTTGGTGTTGCACCTGTTGAAGAAAGAGCAGGAAGAAGTAGAAAGTTTTGGCAATGCAGTAATCAGGCTTAGGAAAGAAATTAAACATTGCAGCATATGTCACAATATTTCCGACAACCAGATCTGTAATATTTGTTCGGCTGGAAAAAAGGATAAAGATGTGATTTGCGTAGTAGAAGATACCCGGGACGTAATGGCCGTAGAAAACACAGGGCAGTATTTTGGGGTTTATCATGTTTTGGGTGGGCTGATTTCGCCAATGGACGGTATAGGGCCTTCCGATCTTTTCATTGATTCGTTGGTGCAACGTGTGGCTACGACGCCAGTGAAAGAGGTGATTTTGGCATTGAGCGCCACAATGGAAGGTGATACCACACTTTTTTACCTGTATAAAAGACTTAAAGATTTTCAAATTCCTATCACTACTATCGCCCGCGGCATCGCTTTTGGCGGCGAGTTGGAATATGCTGATGAAATTACGCTGGGCAGATCCATCGTTACCCGTGTACCTTATCAGACCTCATTAATTAAATAA
- a CDS encoding SDR family oxidoreductase has translation MDFKNKVVIVTGASSGIGKACAEEFARRGANLVLAARQYVTLCEITADLEKRYGIKAIAVQTDVSKEEDCKMLVKQALTTFNKIDILINNAGLSMRALFNELDLSVLKNLMDVNFWGTVYCTKYALPEILKTKGSIVGVSSIAGYRGLPGRTGYSSSKFAMNGFMESLRTELLKTGVHVMVACPGFTASNIRVTALAKDGASHGETSMEEGKMATADEVAHTIVDGIVARKRTLVMTGQGKLTVWINKLWPSLADKLVFNHFTKEKNALIK, from the coding sequence ATGGATTTTAAGAATAAAGTAGTTATAGTTACCGGTGCATCATCAGGTATTGGTAAAGCCTGTGCCGAAGAATTTGCAAGGCGAGGCGCCAATTTGGTACTGGCGGCCCGGCAATATGTAACTTTATGTGAAATTACTGCCGATCTGGAAAAGCGATATGGCATTAAAGCCATTGCAGTACAAACTGATGTAAGTAAGGAAGAAGATTGCAAAATGCTGGTGAAACAGGCCTTAACTACGTTCAATAAAATTGATATACTGATCAACAATGCGGGTTTGTCTATGCGCGCCTTGTTTAATGAGCTGGACCTTTCGGTTTTAAAAAACCTGATGGACGTGAATTTTTGGGGTACGGTATATTGTACAAAGTATGCTCTGCCTGAGATTCTGAAAACAAAAGGCAGCATCGTAGGGGTCTCGTCCATTGCCGGATATCGCGGCCTTCCCGGACGAACGGGTTATTCTTCATCCAAATTTGCCATGAATGGCTTTATGGAATCTTTGCGCACAGAATTGTTAAAAACCGGTGTCCATGTGATGGTAGCCTGCCCGGGGTTTACGGCCTCCAATATTCGTGTTACCGCACTGGCCAAAGATGGAGCCTCGCATGGTGAGACCAGTATGGAAGAAGGTAAAATGGCGACAGCTGACGAGGTTGCCCATACCATTGTTGATGGAATTGTGGCACGTAAGCGTACACTGGTGATGACGGGACAGGGAAAACTGACAGTTTGGATTAATAAATTATGGCCTTCGCTGGCTGATAAGCTGGTATTCAATCATTTTACCAAAGAGAAAAACGCACTGATCAAATAA
- the trpD gene encoding anthranilate phosphoribosyltransferase — protein sequence MKKILNHLFENKTFSRAEAQRILTAIAMGEFNSSQIAAFITAYGMRNITVEELQGFRDAMLDLCIKLDFSDFELVDLCGTGGDGKDTFNISTLASFVTAGAGHKVAKHGNYGVSSGCGSSNVMEYLGYSFTNDQEVLKRSLDHAGICFIHAPLFNPAMKTVAPIRKELGVKTFFNMLGPMVNPAQPKNQIVGVFSLELARLYAYLYQDTDKNYTILHAVNGFDEVSLTCDIKTFSKKGEALLSVADLGFEQITEDKIKGGDTVESSAEIFMKVLNGEGTDEQNSVVLCNAALAIQTIDDTKTFGDCFYEAESSLMGKKALESFKKLTGR from the coding sequence ATGAAGAAGATACTGAACCACCTATTTGAAAACAAAACTTTTAGCAGAGCTGAGGCACAAAGAATTTTAACGGCTATTGCCATGGGCGAATTTAACAGCTCGCAAATTGCCGCTTTCATTACCGCGTATGGCATGCGCAATATTACGGTTGAAGAGTTGCAGGGCTTTCGCGATGCGATGCTGGATCTTTGCATCAAACTGGATTTTTCAGACTTTGAGTTGGTAGATCTTTGTGGTACTGGTGGCGATGGTAAAGATACCTTTAATATTTCTACGCTGGCCTCTTTTGTTACCGCCGGTGCAGGGCATAAAGTAGCCAAGCATGGCAACTATGGTGTGTCGTCGGGCTGTGGTTCTTCAAATGTAATGGAATACCTGGGGTATAGTTTTACCAACGATCAGGAGGTGCTGAAAAGAAGCCTGGATCATGCTGGTATCTGTTTTATTCACGCACCTTTATTTAATCCTGCCATGAAAACGGTAGCTCCCATTCGCAAGGAACTGGGTGTGAAAACGTTCTTTAATATGCTGGGACCTATGGTGAATCCTGCGCAGCCCAAAAATCAGATTGTAGGGGTATTTAGCCTGGAACTGGCGCGCTTGTACGCTTATCTGTATCAGGATACAGATAAAAACTATACCATATTACATGCGGTGAACGGATTTGATGAGGTCTCGTTGACCTGCGATATTAAAACTTTCAGCAAAAAAGGTGAAGCCTTGTTAAGCGTTGCCGATTTAGGTTTTGAACAGATTACCGAGGACAAAATAAAAGGGGGAGATACGGTGGAGTCATCAGCAGAGATATTTATGAAGGTGTTGAATGGAGAAGGCACAGATGAGCAGAACAGTGTTGTATTATGCAATGCGGCGTTGGCCATCCAAACCATCGATGATACTAAAACTTTTGGCGATTGCTTTTATGAGGCTGAATCGTCATTAATGGGCAAAAAAGCACTGGAAAGCTTTAAAAAACTAACCGGAAGGTAA
- a CDS encoding phosphoribosylanthranilate isomerase, with protein MDVKLKICGMKLPENIQAVSTLQPHYLGFIFFRDSKRFVDGLTPSFVKSLPAGIRKTGVFVNEELNRVAQLAVLYGLNAVQLHGQEPVKYCIALKGLLSDTGIELVKAFGVDEHFDFNSVNAYANVVDYFLFDTQTPDHGGSGKTFNWSLLQNYKLDKPYFLSGGIGPDSVEQLNQISDPRLYAIDINSRFELAPGLKDIDKLKDFKYKLAL; from the coding sequence ATGGATGTTAAACTGAAAATATGCGGCATGAAGCTACCTGAAAATATTCAGGCCGTAAGCACTTTGCAACCTCATTATTTAGGCTTTATTTTTTTTAGAGATTCAAAACGGTTTGTAGATGGTTTAACTCCTTCGTTTGTGAAGAGTTTGCCCGCAGGGATCAGAAAAACCGGTGTCTTTGTCAACGAAGAACTGAACAGGGTAGCCCAGTTGGCGGTATTGTATGGCTTAAATGCCGTACAATTGCATGGGCAGGAGCCTGTAAAGTATTGCATCGCCCTGAAGGGATTACTTAGTGATACCGGTATCGAGTTGGTTAAAGCATTTGGGGTGGATGAACATTTTGACTTTAATAGTGTAAATGCCTACGCAAATGTGGTTGACTATTTCCTGTTCGATACCCAGACGCCAGATCATGGGGGCTCAGGCAAAACCTTTAACTGGTCGCTTCTGCAAAACTACAAGCTGGATAAGCCATACTTTTTGAGTGGAGGTATTGGGCCGGACAGTGTGGAGCAATTGAATCAGATAAGTGATCCGCGATTGTATGCCATCGACATCAACAGCAGGTTTGAACTGGCGCCAGGTTTAAAGGATATAGATAAATTAAAAGATTTTAAGTATAAACTAGCACTATGA